Within the Sulfitobacter sp. JL08 genome, the region TGATCATGCCCGGTGTCACATCCAGTCCGCGCGCCTCGAGCACCATGGGAACAACTGCCAGCCGCCCGAACAGGTCATTCGCCGTATCATCGGCCGCGCGCCACATGCCGGCATGGGCAGGCAGCGCACCATAGTGGCTGCCCAATTCTTCCAGGCAATCGCACATCAGATTGAAATGCTTGCTTTCTTCATCCGCCGCCTTGACCCAGTCATCATAGAATCCGATGGGCATCGGCGTGTCGGTGTACCGCGCAATCACATCCCAGTGCAGATCAACCGCGTTCAGTTCGATATGGGCCACGGCATGCAGCAGGGCAATACGCCCTTCGGGTGTGCCGGGGCGGCGTTTGGGCACATCGCGCGGCGCGACCAGTTGCGGTGTGTCAGGACGGGCCGGGTGATCGGGCGGGCTGGCGCGCCCGATGTCGGGCGCTGTATCCTGCGACCTGGCGGCAAACCATTCGGCGGCAAAACCGCGGGACAGGGCGGTTTTTTCCCGCCCGTCCGCAGTGTTCAGAACTGCCACGGCCATTTCGGCAAGCGGGCGCATCACAGCGCGCGCGCCGCTTCCAGAACCTCTTCCATGTGGCCCGGCACTTTGACCTTGCGCCAGACGCGCGCGATCCTGCCATTCCCGTCGATCAGAAAGGTTGTGCGCTCAATGCCCATATAGGTTTTGCCGTACATGTTCTTTTCTTTCCAGACGCCGTAATCTTCACAAACCTGTCCGTGTTCGTCCGACAGAAGCGGGACGGTCAGATTGCGCTTCGTCGCGAATTTCTCATGGCTGGAAATGCTGTCCTTGGATACGCCAAAGACCTGTACGCCCGCCTGTTCGAACGTGGGCATCAATTCCGAAAAGCCGATGGATTCCTTGGTGCATCCCGGCGTATCATCGCGCGGATAGAAAAACAGCACGACCGGCGCGGGCCGCAGCGCTGACAGGGTGATTTCATGCCCCTGACCGGCAGGCAGGGTAAAATCGGGGGCGGTGTCGGACAGATCG harbors:
- a CDS encoding ferritin-like domain-containing protein, giving the protein MRPLAEMAVAVLNTADGREKTALSRGFAAEWFAARSQDTAPDIGRASPPDHPARPDTPQLVAPRDVPKRRPGTPEGRIALLHAVAHIELNAVDLHWDVIARYTDTPMPIGFYDDWVKAADEESKHFNLMCDCLEELGSHYGALPAHAGMWRAADDTANDLFGRLAVVPMVLEARGLDVTPGMIKLFEQAKADSAVNALNTIYAEEVAHVAYGSKWFHFLCGRHEKDPKVAFHALVRQYFHGLLKPPFNEEKRAEAGIPPDFYWPLTEELT
- the bcp gene encoding thioredoxin-dependent thiol peroxidase is translated as MPDLSDTAPDFTLPAGQGHEITLSALRPAPVVLFFYPRDDTPGCTKESIGFSELMPTFEQAGVQVFGVSKDSISSHEKFATKRNLTVPLLSDEHGQVCEDYGVWKEKNMYGKTYMGIERTTFLIDGNGRIARVWRKVKVPGHMEEVLEAARAL